In the genome of Engraulis encrasicolus isolate BLACKSEA-1 chromosome 21, IST_EnEncr_1.0, whole genome shotgun sequence, the window GCCCTGCGTGCATGCCTCTGACTCTGCGCGCATGTTGACGCATGACTGTCAAATTGCAGTTTGGGTTGAGGCCAGTGCCGATGAAGGTAGTCATTAAGCTGGAAGGGCATCCTGCTCTAATGCCACCTTTCAGCAATGTTTCAGCAAAAGCACTTCATGTCCATACAGCAAACATTGAAAGCTATTTCTGCCATATttgaatgttaattgttattttgATTATAGAATAAGTAAATGTGCATAGACAATGCATAGTCTGATTATTTGGAGCCAAAGCGTCAGCACGCCCCAAAAAAACCCACTTGGTCATAACACAGTATTACGTTTTGCCCCTTCACTGAAAGTAATATAACTATGGAAAACTGACCCTGCAAAGTGCAAACCAAAACTCACAAGGTCTGGGGGTGCTCGCAGAACTGTGTAGAATAGATGCATGTAACTTACGGGTTATTGACATTAAAAGGCTATTTAGAAAAGAATATGATTGGAGGGGGAGACAGGCAATCCTTTATgtcatctgggagagagagatggtgtagtGTTGGGATATGACACTTGTTGGACCTGggtcaaacctgggtccccattagcctgattatcatcgacgttcaaatctcttggagacttggtctgaccaagagcataacaattaacatttctcaaacggcatggttgacctgcctcccttggtttgcttatgactGTTTGCTAatagacaaagtgggaggagttcccgtatttgcgggaactcagaaagtacttgcattgctcttgacctgactagttgcaacgctgaaagtgttggaGGGCACAGTGTGACTAGGTCCCCATGGCCATCAGCCCACATGTGGTATAGGTTACATgtggcatgcacatgcacaactcTTTAAGTAATATAATAAAACTGGAAGACTCAGGAAGTACAGTAAGTGAGGAGTTCACCATACAATTGGTGGACATCTACATTGTGGTCAGGCTGGGTATGGTAATGGTGGGTTTATATGTTATAATGGAAGGCATTCTTGATTCAGTATGCAATTTTAATGCAAGAATGTGTACCAACTCTATATATGTTACATGTACATCTCacattctttccttctttcttttccttcttctctttcttctctttcttttcttttttccttcttccccCCCCATCTACTCAGAAGACGAAAGTCTCTGCAGTGCTTAAGTCCCTTCACCATCTGGTACATAgtcgagaggtgaggagaggccaGAGGGACAAGGAAAAAGGAGCGCAAacggaggagaagatggagggcaAGAGTCAGGAAGAGCTGGAGAGTCCGAAGGCTGACAAAAAAGGGGTCCCAACAGAATGCAAAGCAGAGAcacaaaaagaggaggagagaagagaggctcCTAAAGTGGACAAGAATCAACAATCACAAGTGGATGTTCCGAAAGAGGTCAAGGAAGTTCCaaatgaaaagaagagagagcCTCCGAAAGAGAGCAAGACTGATGTACCAACTCAAGAAAAGGTGGTTCAAAAACAGGACAGGAGGGAGATGGTGAAAGATGACAAGAAAGAGGGGCCGGCAGAGGTTCCAAAGGTAGACAAGAAAGAACTTCGAaaagaggagaaggcagaggtACCAACACAACATAAGGAAGTGCACAAaacggagaagagagaaactgtgaaAGAGGACAAGAAACAGACATCCTCAGAAGCCAATGAGGTtccaaaggaagagaagagagaacttcGAAAAGACACCAAGACAGATGAATCAGCTAAACAAAAGGAGGCTCCGGAGAAGAAGCAGGAAACATCAGATGCCAAGGAGGTTCCAAAGGAGGGTAGGAGAGAACTTCGGAAGGAGACCAGGCAAGACGAATCAATGCAACAGAAGGACGTTCAGAAAGCACAGAAGACCGAAACTGCGAAAGAGGACAAGAAACAGGTGCAGATAGAGGTTccgaaggaggagaagagagaacttAATAAAGATAACAAGGCAGAGGCATCAACGTTACAGAGGGAGgtgcagaaagaaaagaaagaaactgtgAAAGATTACAAGAAACAGGCACAATCAGAGGTGAAGGAGGTtctgaaggaagagaagagagaacttAGGAAAGAAAACAAGACTGAGGTAGCAAcacaaaaagaggagaagaaggatgcTCCAAACGAGGACAAGAAATTGGTGTCAGAGCTTCCCAAGGAGAACAGAGAACTTCGGAAAGAAACCAGAACAGATGTATCGACGCAACAAGAAGAGGTACAGGGATCGGAAAAAAGAGAGACTGTGAAAGAGGACAAGAAACTTGTCCCGGCAGAGGTTCcaaatgaggagaagagagaacttCATAAAGAGAGTAGATCAGACATATCAACACAACAAAGAGAGGTTCAGAAACCGGAACAGAAGAAGCAGACTCTAGAGGAAAAGAAGGCTCCATCAGATATCAAAGATGTTCCaaaggaggacaagagagaacTACAGAAAGAGGGCAGAATAGACACATCAACACAACAAAAGGCGGTACAGAAGCAGGAGAATAAGGAGGGTGTTCAGGAGAAGAAGGCAGCACCATCAGAGGCTAAAGAGGTTTCAAAGGAGGATAAGAGAGAACTTCGGAAAGAGACCAGAACAGACACATTAACACAACAGAATGAGGCgcagaaaactgaaaataaagagaCTGTGAAAGAGGACAGGAAACTGGTCACAACAGAGGTTCcaaaggaggaaaagagggaactTCGAAAAGAGACAAGAACAGAAGTAAAAACGCAACAGAAGGAAGTGcaaagaccagagaagagagagactgtgaaagAGGATAAGAAACAGACACCAGCTGAGATCAAAGACATtccaaaagaagagaagagagaacttAGAAAAGAGAGCAAAACTGAGGTACCGATGCATGAAAAGGAAAAGAGGTTGACTCCAGAAGAAGCGGACAAGAAACAGGTTTCAACTGAGGTtctaaaggagaagagagaactcAGGAGTGAGAACAAGAGTGATGCAGCAACACAACAGAAGGAGGTCCAACAGCAGAAGAAGAATCTAACTGTGGAGGAGAAGCAGGCACCATCAGAAATCAAGGAGGCTCCgaaggaggacaagagagaacTTCGGAGAGAGACCAGGACTGACACGTCAACACAACAGAAGGAGGCGCAGaaacaggagaaggagagagttcAGGAGAAGAAGCTGCCACTATTAGAGGCCAAGGAGGTTCCaaaggaggacaagagagaacTTCGCAGAGAGACCAGAGCAGACACGTCAACACCACAGAAGGAGGCGCAGAAACAGGAGAAGAAGCCGGCACAATCAGAGGTCAAAGACGCTCCaaaagaggaaagaagggagCTACGCAAGGACAAAGTGAGTGAGGTGCAAAAGGAGGcccagaaagaggagaagagagacctCAGGAGGAAGGAGGTGGTACCGACGATAGGGAAAGtgatgaagaaggaggagaaaagagaacatCGAAGCGACAATAAGAAGGAGGCGTTAACGGAAGAGAAGGTGGAAGAAAAGAGGGAGCTCCGAAAAGATAAGAGAGAGGCACCCGTGGAGGCGAAGGTGattgaaaaggaggagaagagggaactTCGGAAGGAGAACAAGGTGGAGGTGCAGACGGAAAAGAAGGATGTCTCAAAACATGAGAAGAGTGAACCTCTAAAAGCAAAGACGTGAGTAATTACATgcatatgaacacacaaacacacacacacacacacacacacactacgcaaaaCGTCAAGAGGATTACATTAAAATCTCATTCTTTTGTAGGGATGAGGTCATCATACCGAAGAAAGAGGACAGAAAGGTTGGCATTAAAATAGGTAGGTGAATGTTTggtgagggcgagagagagagattacacagTGTTTCTTCAACACTTTTCCTGTGAGTGGTGTTTCCTTTTGTATGTTTGACGGTATGTCTTCTTTTACAGTCACAGACTCAGTCACTGATTCCCGACTGCACAGGCTCCATGGAGAGATTCGAATCTCCTTAACAGTTGGTAACACGGTAAGTTACATTTGTATTGGGCCATTCCATGTCAGTTACACCATGGCTCACACACATAGGTCTCACAAAAAAGCCAGGTGTAATGTACACTTGTTAGTCAGATGAATCTGCCTCACAAAGCTTGGAAATATCAGAGCCGATTGACAGGGTAGAAGCggttcataaggagtttcttccaGAATACACATGAGAATGAAtgagttcaatggaaagtcatGACCATTTTCCTATAAGACTGGGCTTGATTCCACTTTTTTCATTAGTGACATGTTGTATGATTTATCTtgtttgacatttaaaaaaatgattatACTTGTATTACACATACATTTTATTGACAATGTGGACAATAGAGGGAGACAAAGTCTTTGTGAGAAACGGTTAAGAAATATTCACATACTTCCTGGGCCTTTAAGACCAATACTTTCAAAAATCCCTAAAAGGGGCACACATATAAAATCCCATCCTCCTGTTAAACTGTGTGCGAAGTAGCTCAATAACTCTATCTTGTTGAAAATGAAAAATCTGTGTGCTGGTACACAAAAATTAGATAGACTTTTAATGGAACCCATTCACAGCTACAGTAGCTTTAGCTTTACGATCTCCCGATGGTATCCCATTTGGTCCATCCAGCATACCTGCTTGCCTCAACACTGTATTCGGCCAAGATATTTAAAACTTTATGACTTGTACTTAAGTTTCCTCTCCGTTTATTATTCTTTTTCCCAATCTTTCGCTTCCTACCTCCCTCTCGatttcttcctctctcatttctccacccctccctcttcaCTCTGCCTTGAtgtcttgctctctttctgtttctctctctctctttattgatCTCTCATCCCCCCCACTCACTCCTTCTACCTTGATGgctcgtctctctttctccctctctttattcaTTTCTCTCTGGTTCCTCACTCCCTGTCCTTCTACTTTAATCccatctcactctcgctctcgctctctcactctcactcactctctttattCATTTTTCTCTCGTCCC includes:
- the LOC134437123 gene encoding trichohyalin isoform X1 translates to MNPTKEYTFQPGEPVFAKMKGYPFWPARIGEGKGPKNKLPIFFYGTHQTTFLLHNDVVPYWPNKEKHNKPIKKGGFPEGMWEIQHDPAVGLKGPKRVSLLSRVEQMRKAQKRAFPPGSTDSSSQPPAKIAKEDPSTSSSSAAAAAKTPSAAVKPPSAATTAAAAKPSLAAPPAATELKTPTRSAVTRQRSSTPTPTATATPTVASTATPKTFTTRRSSASASSDVTSPLPSALAPSHEATPTQKSLRSAATTPAPQQTTESLSDRRTRSTPRAATPTNKTNSAQKMSSPPPKAAPSKVGDKPAKANATPAKAAPAPVATPTKTTPTPAATPAKTAPAPAATPVKTAPTPAATPVKTTPTPAATPVKTTPTPAATPEKTTPTPAASTAKTAPTLAATPAKTTPTPAATPAKTTPTLAATPVKTTPTPAASTAKTAPTLAATPAKTTPTPAATPAKTTPTPAATPVKTTPTPAATPVKTTPTLAATPVKTTPTPAATPVKTTPTPAATPVKTTPTPAATPVKTTPTLAATPAKTTPTPSATPAATPAKTTPTPSPTPTPTPTTQAHVKVPQEAISEQKDTPSQGDAANQKAKPAQEATPIPQATPPLATAAGQERLQEASKPPQEVSQSKKDQLNVDAHKQLPQKSIEPAPAENQLDVGATPQVPQKSSEPSPTDESQEKEDRKRRREKKEEKQEEEPEAKQKKSDAVTQSPSKDKTKVSAVLKSLHHLVHSREVRRGQRDKEKGAQTEEKMEGKSQEELESPKADKKGVPTECKAETQKEEERREAPKVDKNQQSQVDVPKEVKEVPNEKKREPPKESKTDVPTQEKVVQKQDRREMVKDDKKEGPAEVPKVDKKELRKEEKAEVPTQHKEVHKTEKRETVKEDKKQTSSEANEVPKEEKRELRKDTKTDESAKQKEAPEKKQETSDAKEVPKEGRRELRKETRQDESMQQKDVQKAQKTETAKEDKKQVQIEVPKEEKRELNKDNKAEASTLQREVQKEKKETVKDYKKQAQSEVKEVLKEEKRELRKENKTEVATQKEEKKDAPNEDKKLVSELPKENRELRKETRTDVSTQQEEVQGSEKRETVKEDKKLVPAEVPNEEKRELHKESRSDISTQQREVQKPEQKKQTLEEKKAPSDIKDVPKEDKRELQKEGRIDTSTQQKAVQKQENKEGVQEKKAAPSEAKEVSKEDKRELRKETRTDTLTQQNEAQKTENKETVKEDRKLVTTEVPKEEKRELRKETRTEVKTQQKEVQRPEKRETVKEDKKQTPAEIKDIPKEEKRELRKESKTEVPMHEKEKRLTPEEADKKQVSTEVLKEKRELRSENKSDAATQQKEVQQQKKNLTVEEKQAPSEIKEAPKEDKRELRRETRTDTSTQQKEAQKQEKERVQEKKLPLLEAKEVPKEDKRELRRETRADTSTPQKEAQKQEKKPAQSEVKDAPKEERRELRKDKVSEVQKEAQKEEKRDLRRKEVVPTIGKVMKKEEKREHRSDNKKEALTEEKVEEKRELRKDKREAPVEAKVIEKEEKRELRKENKVEVQTEKKDVSKHEKSEPLKAKTDEVIIPKKEDRKVGIKIVTDSVTDSRLHRLHGEIRISLTVGNTDVGKCVLALDELGRVPVSSQHLQKHKELIETLSKIRRFNESEVIMQKASMLYHKFKSVYLSGDGDLSPDFMNTLQQEREREESERVKKEEKREEEEKKKSSNGGEERSVIDKTETGQSTVV
- the LOC134437123 gene encoding trichohyalin isoform X2, translating into MNPTKEYTFQPGEPVFAKMKGYPFWPARIGEGKGPKNKLPIFFYGTHQTTFLLHNDVVPYWPNKEKHNKPIKKGGFPEGMWEIQHDPAVGLKGPKRVSLLSRVEQMRKAQKRAFPPGSTDSSSQPPAKIAKEDPSTSSSSAAAAAKTPSAAVKPPSAATTAAAAKPSLAAPPAATELKTPTRSAVTRQRSSTPTPTATATPTVASTATPKTFTTRRSSASASSDVTSPLPSALAPSHEATPTQKSLRSAATTPAPQQTTESLSDRRTRSTPRAATPTNKTNSAQKMSSPPPKAAPSKVGDKPAKANATPAKAAPAPVATPTKTTPTPAATPAKTAPAPAATPVKTAPTPAATPVKTTPTPAATPVKTTPTPAATPEKTTPTPAASTAKTAPTLAATPAKTTPTPAATPAKTTPTLAATPVKTTPTPAASTAKTAPTLAATPAKTTPTPAATPAKTTPTPAATPVKTTPTPAATPVKTTPTLAATPVKTTPTPAATPVKTTPTPAATPVKTTPTPAATPVKTTPTLAATPAKTTPTPSATPAATPAKTTPTPSPTPTPTPTTQAHVKVPQEAISEQKDTPSQGDAANQKAKPAQEATPIPQATPPLATAAGQERLQEASKPPQEVSQSKKDQLNVDAHKQLPQKSIEPAPAENQLDVGATPQVPQKSSEPSPTDESQEKEDRKRRREKKEEKQEEEPEAKQKKSDAVTQSPSKDTKVSAVLKSLHHLVHSREVRRGQRDKEKGAQTEEKMEGKSQEELESPKADKKGVPTECKAETQKEEERREAPKVDKNQQSQVDVPKEVKEVPNEKKREPPKESKTDVPTQEKVVQKQDRREMVKDDKKEGPAEVPKVDKKELRKEEKAEVPTQHKEVHKTEKRETVKEDKKQTSSEANEVPKEEKRELRKDTKTDESAKQKEAPEKKQETSDAKEVPKEGRRELRKETRQDESMQQKDVQKAQKTETAKEDKKQVQIEVPKEEKRELNKDNKAEASTLQREVQKEKKETVKDYKKQAQSEVKEVLKEEKRELRKENKTEVATQKEEKKDAPNEDKKLVSELPKENRELRKETRTDVSTQQEEVQGSEKRETVKEDKKLVPAEVPNEEKRELHKESRSDISTQQREVQKPEQKKQTLEEKKAPSDIKDVPKEDKRELQKEGRIDTSTQQKAVQKQENKEGVQEKKAAPSEAKEVSKEDKRELRKETRTDTLTQQNEAQKTENKETVKEDRKLVTTEVPKEEKRELRKETRTEVKTQQKEVQRPEKRETVKEDKKQTPAEIKDIPKEEKRELRKESKTEVPMHEKEKRLTPEEADKKQVSTEVLKEKRELRSENKSDAATQQKEVQQQKKNLTVEEKQAPSEIKEAPKEDKRELRRETRTDTSTQQKEAQKQEKERVQEKKLPLLEAKEVPKEDKRELRRETRADTSTPQKEAQKQEKKPAQSEVKDAPKEERRELRKDKVSEVQKEAQKEEKRDLRRKEVVPTIGKVMKKEEKREHRSDNKKEALTEEKVEEKRELRKDKREAPVEAKVIEKEEKRELRKENKVEVQTEKKDVSKHEKSEPLKAKTDEVIIPKKEDRKVGIKIVTDSVTDSRLHRLHGEIRISLTVGNTDVGKCVLALDELGRVPVSSQHLQKHKELIETLSKIRRFNESEVIMQKASMLYHKFKSVYLSGDGDLSPDFMNTLQQEREREESERVKKEEKREEEEKKKSSNGGEERSVIDKTETGQSTVV
- the LOC134437123 gene encoding trichohyalin isoform X3, translating into MNPTKEYTFQPGEPVFAKMKGYPFWPARIGEGKGPKNKLPIFFYGTHQTTFLLHNDVVPYWPNKEKHNKPIKKGGFPEGMWEIQHDPAVGLKGPKRVSLLSRVEQMRKAQKRAFPPGSTDSSSQPPAKIAKEDPSTSSSSAAAAAKTPSAAVKPPSAATTAAAAKPSLAAPPAATELKTPTRSAVTRQRSSTPTPTATATPTVASTATPKTFTTRRSSASASSDVTSPLPSALAPSHEATPTQKSLRSAATTPAPQQTTESLSDRRTRSTPRAATPTNKTNSAQKMSSPPPKAAPSKVGDKPAKANATPAKAAPAPVATPTKTTPTPAATPAKTAPAPAATPVKTAPTPAATPVKTTPTPAATPVKTTPTPAATPEKTTPTPAASTAKTAPTLAATPAKTTPTPAATPAKTTPTLAATPVKTTPTPAASTAKTAPTLAATPAKTTPTPAATPAKTTPTPAATPVKTTPTPAATPVKTTPTLAATPVKTTPTPAATPVKTTPTPAATPVKTTPTPAATPVKTTPTLAATPAKTTPTPSATPAATPAKTTPTPSPTPTPTPTTQAHVKVPQEAISEQKDTPSQGDAANQKAKPAQEATPIPQATPPLATAAGQERLQEASKPPQEVSQSKKDQLNVDAHKQLPQKSIEPAPADESQEKEDRKRRREKKEEKQEEEPEAKQKKSDAVTQSPSKDKTKVSAVLKSLHHLVHSREVRRGQRDKEKGAQTEEKMEGKSQEELESPKADKKGVPTECKAETQKEEERREAPKVDKNQQSQVDVPKEVKEVPNEKKREPPKESKTDVPTQEKVVQKQDRREMVKDDKKEGPAEVPKVDKKELRKEEKAEVPTQHKEVHKTEKRETVKEDKKQTSSEANEVPKEEKRELRKDTKTDESAKQKEAPEKKQETSDAKEVPKEGRRELRKETRQDESMQQKDVQKAQKTETAKEDKKQVQIEVPKEEKRELNKDNKAEASTLQREVQKEKKETVKDYKKQAQSEVKEVLKEEKRELRKENKTEVATQKEEKKDAPNEDKKLVSELPKENRELRKETRTDVSTQQEEVQGSEKRETVKEDKKLVPAEVPNEEKRELHKESRSDISTQQREVQKPEQKKQTLEEKKAPSDIKDVPKEDKRELQKEGRIDTSTQQKAVQKQENKEGVQEKKAAPSEAKEVSKEDKRELRKETRTDTLTQQNEAQKTENKETVKEDRKLVTTEVPKEEKRELRKETRTEVKTQQKEVQRPEKRETVKEDKKQTPAEIKDIPKEEKRELRKESKTEVPMHEKEKRLTPEEADKKQVSTEVLKEKRELRSENKSDAATQQKEVQQQKKNLTVEEKQAPSEIKEAPKEDKRELRRETRTDTSTQQKEAQKQEKERVQEKKLPLLEAKEVPKEDKRELRRETRADTSTPQKEAQKQEKKPAQSEVKDAPKEERRELRKDKVSEVQKEAQKEEKRDLRRKEVVPTIGKVMKKEEKREHRSDNKKEALTEEKVEEKRELRKDKREAPVEAKVIEKEEKRELRKENKVEVQTEKKDVSKHEKSEPLKAKTDEVIIPKKEDRKVGIKIVTDSVTDSRLHRLHGEIRISLTVGNTDVGKCVLALDELGRVPVSSQHLQKHKELIETLSKIRRFNESEVIMQKASMLYHKFKSVYLSGDGDLSPDFMNTLQQEREREESERVKKEEKREEEEKKKSSNGGEERSVIDKTETGQSTVV